One genomic region from Rosa rugosa chromosome 1, drRosRugo1.1, whole genome shotgun sequence encodes:
- the LOC133725317 gene encoding GDSL esterase/lipase APG-like isoform X1, with protein sequence MGSQTIRAALVLVFVFAFAIIGGNAQESTTLVPAIITFGDSAVDVGNNDYLLTIYKANHPPYGRDFVNHQATGRFCNGKLATDITADTLGFTTYPPAYLSPQASGKNLLIGANFASAASGYDQTAANFNRAISLPRQLRYFKEYQGKLTEVAGSEKAATIIEGALYLLSAGSSDFVQNYYVNPFVNKFYTPDKYGDILVGAFTRFITDVYGLGARKIGVTSLPPLGCLPVARTLFGPHEPGCVARLNTDAQAFNKKINNAAETLQNKLPGLTLVIFDIYKPLFDVVESPSNYGFAEARRGCCGTGIVETTSLLCNSKSIGTCANATQYVFWDSVHPSEAANQFLADALIVQGVPLIS encoded by the exons ATGGGTAGCCAAACCATCAGAGCAGCTTTGGTTCTGGTTTTTGTATTTGCCTTTGCAATTATTGGTGGCAATGCACAAGAATCAACCACTCTTGTTCCGGCCATCATCACATTTGGTGATTCTGCAGTAGATGTGGGAAACAATGACTACCTCCTAACAATTTATAAGGCCAATCACCCTCCTTATGGAAGAGACTTTGTGAACCATCAAGCTACTGGGAGGTTTTGCAATGGAAAACTAGCCACTGATATCACTG CTGATACTCTGGGCTTCACAACTTATCCACCTGCATATCTTAGCCCTCAGGCATCAGGGAAGAACCTTCTCATTGGAGCCAACTTTGCTTCTGCTGCATCCGGTTATGATCAAACGGCAGCAAACTTCAAT CGTGCAATATCTTTGCCCCGACAGTTACGATACTTTAAGGAATACCAGGGCAAGCTAACCGAGGTGGCAGGTAGTGAGAAAGCAGCAACAATTATCGAGGGTGCCCTATACTTATTGAGTGCTGGCAGTAGTGATTTTGTTCAGAACTACTATGTCAATCCTTTTGTTAACAAATTCTACACTCCTGACAAGTACGGTGACATCCTTGTTGGTGCTTTCACACGCTTTATTACG GATGTGTATGGTTTGGGAGCAAGGAAAATAGGTGTGACATCACTCCCTCCATTGGGTTGCCTTCCAGTTGCAAGAACCTTATTTGGACCCCATGAGCCAGGCTGTGTCGCCAGACTCAACACTGATGCTCAAGCATTCAATAAGAAGATAAACAACGCAGCAGAAACTCTCCAAAATAAACTTCCTGGTCTTACACTGGTCATCTTCGACATCTACAAGCCTCTATTTGATGTTGTTGAGTCTCCATCAAACTATG GCTTTGCGGAAGCAAGGAGAGGTTGCTGTGGCACGGGGATTGTAGAGACGACATCATTGCTGTGCAATTCAAAGTCAATAGGAACTTGTGCTAATGCAACTCAATATGTGTTCTGGGACAGCGTTCATCCATCTGAAGCTGCTAATCAATTTCTTGCTGATGCATTGATTGTCCAAGGGGTTCCCCTCATTTCATGA
- the LOC133725317 gene encoding GDSL esterase/lipase APG-like isoform X2, with amino-acid sequence MGSQTIRAALVLVFVFAFAIIGGNAQESTTLVPAIITFGDSAVDVGNNDYLLTIYKANHPPYGRDFVNHQATGRFCNGKLATDITADTLGFTTYPPAYLSPQASGKNLLIGANFASAASGYDQTAANFNRAISLPRQLRYFKEYQGKLTEVAGSEKAATIIEGALYLLSAGSSDFVQNYYVNPFVNKFYTPDKYGDILVGAFTRFITDVYGLGARKIGVTSLPPLGCLPVARTLFGPHEPGCVARLNTDAQAFNKKINNAAETLQNKLPGLTLVIFDIYKPLFDVVESPSNYDYKGSYSANSFM; translated from the exons ATGGGTAGCCAAACCATCAGAGCAGCTTTGGTTCTGGTTTTTGTATTTGCCTTTGCAATTATTGGTGGCAATGCACAAGAATCAACCACTCTTGTTCCGGCCATCATCACATTTGGTGATTCTGCAGTAGATGTGGGAAACAATGACTACCTCCTAACAATTTATAAGGCCAATCACCCTCCTTATGGAAGAGACTTTGTGAACCATCAAGCTACTGGGAGGTTTTGCAATGGAAAACTAGCCACTGATATCACTG CTGATACTCTGGGCTTCACAACTTATCCACCTGCATATCTTAGCCCTCAGGCATCAGGGAAGAACCTTCTCATTGGAGCCAACTTTGCTTCTGCTGCATCCGGTTATGATCAAACGGCAGCAAACTTCAAT CGTGCAATATCTTTGCCCCGACAGTTACGATACTTTAAGGAATACCAGGGCAAGCTAACCGAGGTGGCAGGTAGTGAGAAAGCAGCAACAATTATCGAGGGTGCCCTATACTTATTGAGTGCTGGCAGTAGTGATTTTGTTCAGAACTACTATGTCAATCCTTTTGTTAACAAATTCTACACTCCTGACAAGTACGGTGACATCCTTGTTGGTGCTTTCACACGCTTTATTACG GATGTGTATGGTTTGGGAGCAAGGAAAATAGGTGTGACATCACTCCCTCCATTGGGTTGCCTTCCAGTTGCAAGAACCTTATTTGGACCCCATGAGCCAGGCTGTGTCGCCAGACTCAACACTGATGCTCAAGCATTCAATAAGAAGATAAACAACGCAGCAGAAACTCTCCAAAATAAACTTCCTGGTCTTACACTGGTCATCTTCGACATCTACAAGCCTCTATTTGATGTTGTTGAGTCTCCATCAAACTATG ACTATAAGGGGTCATATTCGGCCAATTCATTCATGTAG
- the LOC133725316 gene encoding GDSL esterase/lipase APG-like: protein MGSQTMRAALFMVFVFAFVIIGGNAQESTTLVPAIFTFGDSAVDVGNNDYLPTIFKADYPPYGRDFVNHQATGRFCNGKLATDITANTLGFTTYPPAYLSPQASGKNLLIGANFASAASGYDEKAATLNHAITLPQQLQYFKEYQGKLNKIAGRKKAATIIKGALYLLSAGSSDFVQNYYVNPFLNKLYTPDQYGDILVGAFTSFITGVYGLGARKIGVTSLPPLGCLPAARTLFGFHEPGCVARLNTDAQAFNKKINSAANTLQKKLPGLTVVIFDIYKPLFDVVKSPSNYGFAEARRGCCGTGIVETTSLLCNPKSIGTCANATQYVFWDSVHPSEAANQVLADALIVQGIALIS from the exons ATGGGTAGCCAAACCATGAGAGCGGCTTTGTTTATGGTTTTTGTATTTGCCTTTGTAATTATTGGTGGCAATGCACAAGAATCAACCACTCTTGTTCCGGCCATCTTCACATTTGGTGATTCTGCAGTAGATGTGGGAAACAATGACTACCTCCCAACAATTTTCAAGGCCGATTACCCTCCTTATGGAAGAGACTTTGTGAACCATCAAGCTACTGGGAGGTTTTGCAATGGAAAACTAGCCACTGATATCACTG CTAATACTCTGGGCTTCACAACTTATCCACCTGCATATCTTAGCCCTCAGGCATCAGGGAAGAACCTTCTGATTGGAGCCAACTTTGCTTCTGCTGCATCCGGTTATGATGAAAAGGCAGCAACCTTGAat CATGCAATCACCTTGCCCCAACAGTTACAGTACTTCAAGGAATACCAGGGTAAGCTAAACAAGATTGCAGGTAGAAAGAAAGCAGCAACAATTATCAAGGGTGCACTATACTTATTGAGCGCTGGCAGTAGTGACTTTGTTCAGAACTATTATGTCAATCCTTTTCTTAACAAACTCTACACTCCTGACCAGTATGGTGACATCCTCGTTGGTGCTTTCACAAGCTTTATTACG GGTGTGTATGGTTTGGGAGCAAGGAAAATTGGTGTGACATCACTCCCTCCATTGGGTTGCCTTCCGGCTGCAAGAACCTTATTTGGATTCCATGAGCCAGGCTGTGTCGCCAGACTCAACACTGATGCTCAAGCATTCAATAAGAAGATAAACAGCGCAGCAAACACTCTCCAAAAGAAACTTCCTGGTCTTACAGTGGTCATCTTCGACATCTACAAGCCTCTGTTTGATGTTGTTAAGTCTCCATCAAACTATG GCTTTGCGGAAGCAAGGAGAGGTTGCTGTGGCACTGGGATTGTAGAGACGACATCATTGCTGTGCAATCCAAAGTCAATAGGAACTTGTGCTAATGCAACTCAGTATGTGTTCTGGGACAGCGTTCATCCATCTGAAGCTGCTAATCAAGTTCTTGCTGATGCATTGATAGTCCAAGGTATCGCCCTCATTTCATGA